GCCAGGGATCCTAGTAACACTAGAGGCCCGATCCGTGGTAATCGATAAATGCTGATTACGGCAGCTGCTTACCCGCCACAGTTACTCTGCTGCCACACGGGTGCCCCAGCGCCTTGAGGCGGCTTGTGGCGTTCCTACTGGCTGCATCTGCCCCGCTAGCCTGGGCTACTAACGTGGTGGCCTCCCGCGTCCTAGTGACGAGCGGGGTCAACCCGTTCGCCCTAACCGCGGTGAGATGGGCCCTCGCAGCTCTGCTCATGGTTGTCTACTCGCTCGCCAGGGGCCTGGGAGTGCCTGTTGGGCGCCGCCTATTGCTCGCCGGGCTCCTCGGGATAACCATGTTCAACAACTTGCTCTACTTGGCTCTAGGCTACGCCCCAGCTGCGCTAGTTGGCCTTGTGTTCGGCCTGCTCCCGGCCGTAACTATGCTCATGGCCCGCGCCCTAGGGGTTGAGCGGGGCGACAAGGTGCTAGCAGTAGCGGCGGTCGTGGGCCTCGCGGGCGTCGCACTTCTCGAGGCAGAGGGGCTCCGGAGCCCCGGCACTATGGAGTGGCTGGGAGTACTCCTGGCGCTCGCCGACGTCGCTGTATGGGCTCTCTACACTATCGAGTCCCGTAGACTTACCCAAGGACTGCACCCCCTAGCAGCGCTGACCGGCAGCACAGTGCTCAGCACACCATTCAACACAGTTGCCGCCTTGCCCTGGCTCGGCCAGAGCATAGCCGCGCTAGGAGACCCTCTGCTCCTATCACTGCTCCTCTACATAGCGGCTGTGCCAGGCTTCCTCGCCTACCTAGCCTGGTTCCACGCCGTCAAGGAGCTAGGCCCGACCACTACGAGTCTCTTCGTAGACCTCCTGCCTCCAGCGACCCTCCTACTGGCGGTCGTGACGCTTGGCGAGAAGCCGCGCGGGCTGCAGCTGGCAGGCACCGTGATGATACTGCTGAGCCTAGCACTAGCGGCGCGGAGACAGCTACAGCTAGCATCACAGAGAGCTGGGGCTGAGTAGTACCAATCAATGCATAAAAGCGTCTAAAGGTGGTTCACGGGGACGCCATAGCGTCCTTGAGGATCTCGGCCCTATTGTCAGTTACCGTTGTCTCTTAGGCTGGTGGGCCGGGATCCTCGTACTCTACTATGATCCATGTGTAGTCCTTCTCTTCCTGTAGCACTGGCGCTAAGAGGACTGTAGGTGCTAGGCGGCCTAGTTGTGGATTCCTGCTAGCAGTCAGTGTGTAGGGCGCCGCCTCCACAGTGTATGGTGGGCTGTAGGCCCTCGGCTCCGGGGCGGGGCAGGCTTGAGCCTCTAGTAGGAGTAGCTCGGAGTCCCTCTCCGCTCTTGCTAGGAGATAGGCGCCCGGCGGTTTTGCCATTAATGAGCCCTGGCGGAGTCTGACAGAGCCCGCCGGGGTTTCAGCTGCTACGTTACCCCGGAGGACGAGGAGGACGATGCAGCCTGCTTCTCCAAGGACTAGGGTTGAGCCTCCCTTTAGCCTCTCTAGTCTAGGGCTTTCAGTATGTCCGGGACGGGTTTCTACACGCGGCTGGAGGGATAATACGCGGCCACCTCCGTTCCCTGGGTTGTATCAGGATGGTTTGTGCCAGTGCTAGCCCACCCGCGTGGGGCTAGTTAAACTGTTCGCCCCACACCATGTAGTCGGGTGTTAAAAAGAGCTGAGTCGAAGAGACCGTGGAGGGGTGCACCGGGACTGGTCGAGCGTAGAAGACTACAGCTGCTAGCCCTGCTAGCGGGAGCACTAGTCGCGCCAGGACTTCTGGAGCCGCCTCTAGCCGGCGCCGAACTCACCCGGGTGCAGCTGGGGCTAGGGCGCCGAGTACTGCTCCTAGCCGACATGCATATCCACGGCAAACCCAACCACCTGGCCATAGAGGCCGCCAAGGCTACAAGACCCGACATCGTGGTGGTCGCCGGGGATACCTGGGACGAGCATAGCCCAGGCCTGGTCGCTGTCGAGGAGACCCTCAGAGAGATCCGGAGGTATACGTGCTGTGGAGTTGCAGTACTGGGCAACCACGAGGAATGGACTCGGGATAAGATAAGCATTGAAGAGGGGATACGTGTCCTCGAGGATACGGGCTATACAGTGCTCATTGACGCAGACGCCGAGATACTTGGTATCCGCATCGCCGGACTCCGATGGAGAGATAATCCAAGACACTACGAGGAGCCCCTCCACAAGCTAGCCCCAAAAGCCGACATAATTGTCTCCCATAGCCCCGACGCGTTCAACCACCTCCCAGGCTACACGAGGAGGCTCATCATGCTCTCGGGGCATACTCACGGGGGACAATGGTGCCTCCCAGGCGGCTACGCCCCCTTCACTAACAGCATCTACGGCTACCGGTGGGGCCTCTACCGCCGCGGCGAGGCAACACTGTACGTGAGCCGGGGCCTGGGCGAGATGATTCCGCCCAGGCTCTACTGCCGCTACCAGGCCGTGCTCCTCGAGTAACACCAGAGAGATTACTATGGCTCCATGAGCTAGGCCCGGGGCCTAGATGCAGGTGTTACCAACCCTCCCGGGGCTGGGGACCAGGGTATTGGCTGCTAGAGGCCAGGGCTTCACTGTGGAGGCCCAGCTGGGCCTAGTCCGGGTGCTCGCGCCGGGCGGTACCGTAGAGCCCGCTGTGGTCTACCGAGGCCGGGTCTACCCCCTAGGGGCTTGGGGTTACCGCGACGTACGGGAAGTCATGCTCGAGACCCAGCCGGAGGAGTTCGAGCGCCTAGCCCGCAGCGTCGCGTCCAGCGACCGGGGGCTCCCACTACACGGGGTACGGCTCGCAGCACCCGTGGACAAGCCGGGTAAGCTCGTGCTCGTGGGGCTCAACTACATGGACCACGCCCGCGAGGTAGGCATGAAGCCGCCTAGGGTTCCCGACCTCTTCACCAAGACCAGCAACGCTGTCATAGGGCCCGGCGACCCGATAATCCTCCACGACCCGGGGCTCCGGGTAGACGCCGAAGCCGAGCTAGCAGCCGTCATAGGGCTACCAGGCCGCAGCCTAGAGCCCGAAGAGGCGCTCGACGTCGTATGGGGGTACACATGCCTCAATGACGTCTCGGCGAGGACAGAGCAGCTCCTATCCGGCGCCACACAGTGGTGGAGAGGCAAGAGCCGTGACACCTACGCGCCGATAGGCCCCGTGATAGTGCCCAGGAGCCTCCTAGACCCGGTGCAGGGGCTCCGCCTAAGGCTAGTCATCTCCGGCGAAACCCTCCAAGACGGCACCACCCGGGACATGATCCACAGCGTCGCCGTGCTAGTCTCCTACACGAGCAGGGGTACCCTCCTAGAACCCGGCGACGTAATAGCCACCGGCACCCCCGCCGGAGTAGGCCACGCCCGCAGCCCGCCACGCTACCTAAAACCCGGCGACACAGTCACTGTGTGCGTCGAGTCCATAGGCTGTATAGAAAACCCCGTAGTAGCCGACACGTAAACAGTATGGAGTCGATGTCTAAACTCTTTCATTGGTCCCGGTTTTCCGGACCATCTGTCATCTCAACAGGGGGTTCTTCTCAACTATAAGATACTGCTGAGCAGCGTCTTACGTAGCCTACGATGGAGAATGGATGAGAGTTCCGGAGCAGGCCCCGGACGCGGTCGTAGAGATAGGATCCGGGTTACAGCCTATCAGTCCGGCGCTATTCTTGCTCGTTGCGGAGGCTTATCAGACCTAAGGCTGCCTTCTGCTTACACTCTGTACATAGGTAGAGCTTGTCTATAGCCGCTTGTGGGGCTCCTGCAGCGCGTAGCCGGGCTTCCACGGTCTTTATCATCCGTAGTGGGCCTACTGGCTTGCCGCATACCCGGCAGCGAGCTACTTCCTCCCGGTGCAGGATTATACCGTCTCTGGCTAGTATGCCGGGGTCTACAGTGTAGCTTACTGTGATGGCGTCCTCGGGACAGGCTTCGACGCATAGCATGCAGGGCGCGCAGCGGTCCGGGTAGAAGACAAGCCTAGAGCCTTCCTCGTCCTCGACGAGGCCTAAAGCTGCTGTGGGGCAGGTATTCGCACAGGCGCCGCAAAGAGTACACCGGTCTGGATCCACGGTGGCGAGGCCGAGTAGTGGCGTAGACGTCTCGACCCGAGTCTCCGGTAGCCGGGCCTTGAGGGCCTCGACAGCTGCTCTCCAGACAGCACGGCTCTCAACAGATACGGATCCTAGATGAGGCTCCGCCTGGAGGGCCTTGAGGAGTTCGCCTGACCCGGGGGCGAAGACGGGTTTCACCCGAGTGAGCCGGGCGTAGTCCGCCACCACGGTCTCCAGGTACTTCTCAAACGCTTCTACGCCGCAGCTCTTCACAGCGCCGCTGCTGCAAGCGTAGACCGGCGTTAAGCCAGCACCCCATGCCGCTAGGAGGAGACGCAGACCGGCCTGCCCAGGACATGTAAGCGGGAGGAACACTGTACGCGGGAGTCCATCGACGCTCCTCAGCGCATCGAGCATCCCGGCCGCGTCGTTGCGGCATAGGAGGACGAGGTAGCCGGGGCCCTGGGCTCCTAGCAGCCCTATGTATCTCCACGCGGGGTCATCGCCTGCAGCAGCGTGCTCGAGTATGCCAACAGGGCAGAAGCTTGTGCAGAGCCCGCAGCCCGTGCACCGGTATGGGTCGGCACGCGGCGGCTTACCGTCGAGCGCGTTGTATGGGCAGGCCTCAAGGCATAGCCTGCAGTTCCCGAGCCTACTGCAGGCCTCCGGCTCGGTGACGATGGGCGTGTCTACGGCCTGGAAGACGGCGACAGGGCCGCTGCGTAGCAGATCGCGCCTAGCCAGCTTCTTGCCGGTGGAGGCGCGTAGCCCGGCCTCGCCTGGCCGTAGCCACTCGATGAGCGATACACGGGCTGCCACGGCAGCTTCTAGCGTGACGCCCGCCAGCCGGGCTTCTAGCGTGTCGAGGCCCCATACGAGGAGGCTATTGCCGCCGCCCCTGTCGAGAATCCTCCAGGCCTCCTCTGCTGCCCGCCAGGCACCCTCACCCACTATGAGTACTTTCCTGCCCTCCTCTGCCGCCTGGGCCGCCTTCTCAGCTGCGTCGTCCAAGCTGCTAGAGCTTGTTGCGCCAGCCACATGAACTCCGGGAAGCGACACGACTAACGTAGCCAAGGGACTTGCTCTCCTCCCTAGCGTCTCCTGGGGCCCTCCGCTAGATATAGGCTGGCTAAGAGCCTGCTAGGGGGTTATAACCGAGGCTGCGGCACGGCTCCCTCAAGCACTCCCGGACAATGTATACATGGTGTCTCTTTGGTGCGGAGTAAGCCTTAACTATAGCATTCATTATTCCAATAATTATTGAGAGTGATCGAGAGTTAGAAATAAATCCACTTGCATACTAATCTTCAAAAATCCTCCATGGGGATTGGTTCGTCTTGAGTCTCGAGGCAGGCGCAAAAACCACTTA
The window above is part of the Pyrodictium delaneyi genome. Proteins encoded here:
- a CDS encoding DMT family transporter translates to MRRLVAFLLAASAPLAWATNVVASRVLVTSGVNPFALTAVRWALAALLMVVYSLARGLGVPVGRRLLLAGLLGITMFNNLLYLALGYAPAALVGLVFGLLPAVTMLMARALGVERGDKVLAVAAVVGLAGVALLEAEGLRSPGTMEWLGVLLALADVAVWALYTIESRRLTQGLHPLAALTGSTVLSTPFNTVAALPWLGQSIAALGDPLLLSLLLYIAAVPGFLAYLAWFHAVKELGPTTTSLFVDLLPPATLLLAVVTLGEKPRGLQLAGTVMILLSLALAARRQLQLASQRAGAE
- a CDS encoding metallophosphoesterase; translated protein: MLKRAESKRPWRGAPGLVERRRLQLLALLAGALVAPGLLEPPLAGAELTRVQLGLGRRVLLLADMHIHGKPNHLAIEAAKATRPDIVVVAGDTWDEHSPGLVAVEETLREIRRYTCCGVAVLGNHEEWTRDKISIEEGIRVLEDTGYTVLIDADAEILGIRIAGLRWRDNPRHYEEPLHKLAPKADIIVSHSPDAFNHLPGYTRRLIMLSGHTHGGQWCLPGGYAPFTNSIYGYRWGLYRRGEATLYVSRGLGEMIPPRLYCRYQAVLLE
- a CDS encoding fumarylacetoacetate hydrolase family protein, encoding MAARGQGFTVEAQLGLVRVLAPGGTVEPAVVYRGRVYPLGAWGYRDVREVMLETQPEEFERLARSVASSDRGLPLHGVRLAAPVDKPGKLVLVGLNYMDHAREVGMKPPRVPDLFTKTSNAVIGPGDPIILHDPGLRVDAEAELAAVIGLPGRSLEPEEALDVVWGYTCLNDVSARTEQLLSGATQWWRGKSRDTYAPIGPVIVPRSLLDPVQGLRLRLVISGETLQDGTTRDMIHSVAVLVSYTSRGTLLEPGDVIATGTPAGVGHARSPPRYLKPGDTVTVCVESIGCIENPVVADT
- a CDS encoding 4Fe-4S binding protein, giving the protein MATLVVSLPGVHVAGATSSSSLDDAAEKAAQAAEEGRKVLIVGEGAWRAAEEAWRILDRGGGNSLLVWGLDTLEARLAGVTLEAAVAARVSLIEWLRPGEAGLRASTGKKLARRDLLRSGPVAVFQAVDTPIVTEPEACSRLGNCRLCLEACPYNALDGKPPRADPYRCTGCGLCTSFCPVGILEHAAAGDDPAWRYIGLLGAQGPGYLVLLCRNDAAGMLDALRSVDGLPRTVFLPLTCPGQAGLRLLLAAWGAGLTPVYACSSGAVKSCGVEAFEKYLETVVADYARLTRVKPVFAPGSGELLKALQAEPHLGSVSVESRAVWRAAVEALKARLPETRVETSTPLLGLATVDPDRCTLCGACANTCPTAALGLVEDEEGSRLVFYPDRCAPCMLCVEACPEDAITVSYTVDPGILARDGIILHREEVARCRVCGKPVGPLRMIKTVEARLRAAGAPQAAIDKLYLCTECKQKAALGLISLRNEQE